A section of the Pseudomonas sp. Q1-7 genome encodes:
- a CDS encoding 2OG-Fe(II) oxygenase → MNAFAESPLLALIVDDLATQGWSHQCLMLPADLTAALAGECRARAAAGDLAPAAVGRGEGQRIREGVRGDLIQWLEPGQSAASDAYLVLMDELRQRLNRELYLGLEDFECHFALYPPGAFYQKHLDRFHDDDRRAVSVVAYLNADWQPEQGGALRLHLAEGERDILPEGGGVVLFLSGELPHEVLPASRQRLSLAGWFRRRA, encoded by the coding sequence ATGAATGCCTTTGCCGAATCTCCGCTGCTCGCCCTGATCGTCGACGACCTGGCCACCCAGGGCTGGTCCCATCAGTGCCTCATGCTGCCCGCCGACCTCACGGCCGCCCTGGCCGGGGAATGCCGTGCCCGAGCCGCTGCCGGCGACCTGGCGCCGGCCGCCGTGGGCCGTGGCGAAGGCCAGCGAATTCGCGAAGGGGTGCGCGGCGACCTGATCCAGTGGCTGGAGCCTGGCCAGTCGGCCGCCAGCGATGCCTACCTGGTGCTGATGGATGAGCTGCGCCAGCGGCTCAACCGCGAGCTTTATCTGGGACTGGAGGATTTCGAGTGCCATTTTGCCCTCTATCCCCCCGGCGCCTTCTACCAGAAGCACCTGGACCGTTTTCACGACGATGACCGCCGCGCGGTTTCGGTGGTGGCTTACCTGAACGCCGACTGGCAGCCGGAACAGGGCGGTGCCCTGCGCCTGCACCTGGCCGAGGGTGAGCGCGATATCCTGCCCGAGGGCGGCGGCGTGGTGCTGTTCCTCTCCGGCGAGCTGCCGCACGAGGTCCTTCCGGCCAGCCGTCAGCGCTTGTCTCTGGCGGGGTGGTTCCGGCGCCGTGCCTAG
- a CDS encoding DUF6436 domain-containing protein, giving the protein MRAPQPKTLITSLALFACVIAILLALRWYESRYVRPFNLQATVFSGERLRLPADLAGPGPIRLVHFWDPACPCNAGNQQHLAELIQRYAPLGVTFHALQKPGSKGQLPPGLEALQPLAEVPGAEDLPAVPAVGIWDRDGRLAYFGPYSEGAVCNAANSFIEPILEALIANRPVSAGGTLAAGCFCAWREPA; this is encoded by the coding sequence ATGCGCGCACCCCAGCCCAAGACCCTGATCACTAGCCTCGCCCTGTTCGCCTGCGTCATTGCCATCCTGCTGGCCCTGCGCTGGTACGAGTCGCGCTACGTCCGCCCCTTCAACCTGCAGGCCACGGTATTTTCCGGCGAGCGACTGCGCCTGCCGGCCGACCTCGCTGGCCCGGGACCGATCCGCCTGGTGCATTTCTGGGACCCGGCCTGCCCCTGCAACGCCGGCAACCAGCAGCACCTGGCCGAACTGATCCAGCGTTACGCGCCCCTGGGCGTGACCTTCCATGCGTTGCAGAAACCCGGCAGCAAGGGCCAACTGCCACCCGGCCTGGAAGCCCTGCAGCCCTTGGCCGAAGTGCCCGGGGCCGAGGACTTGCCGGCGGTGCCTGCCGTCGGCATCTGGGACCGCGACGGTCGCCTGGCCTACTTTGGCCCTTACAGCGAAGGGGCGGTGTGCAACGCCGCCAACAGTTTCATCGAACCCATCCTCGAAGCCCTGATCGCCAACCGCCCGGTCAGCGCCGGTGGCACTCTGGCGGCGGGCTGCTTCTGCGCCTGGCGTGAACCGGCCTAG
- a CDS encoding DUF523 domain-containing protein: protein MQKILVSRCLLGQRVRYDGGAHGPFGLLERWQAEGRIVPLCPEVAGGLPTPRAPAEIAGGRGGAVLDGELPVLTDDGQDVTAEFVAGARIALDLVAVHGIRIALLKARSPSCGNRENYDGSFSGVRVAGEGVTAAALRRAGVEVFSEEELAEAAARLAELEAG, encoded by the coding sequence ATGCAGAAGATTCTGGTCAGCCGTTGCCTGCTCGGGCAGCGGGTGCGTTATGACGGCGGGGCCCACGGCCCGTTCGGCCTGCTGGAGCGCTGGCAGGCGGAAGGCCGCATCGTGCCGCTGTGCCCGGAAGTGGCGGGCGGCCTGCCGACACCGCGGGCGCCGGCGGAGATCGCCGGCGGGCGCGGCGGCGCCGTGCTGGACGGCGAACTGCCGGTGCTCACCGACGATGGCCAGGACGTGACCGCCGAATTTGTCGCCGGGGCGCGCATCGCCCTCGATCTGGTGGCCGTCCACGGCATCCGCATTGCGCTGCTCAAGGCGCGCAGCCCGTCGTGCGGCAATCGCGAGAACTATGACGGCAGCTTCAGCGGCGTGCGTGTCGCCGGCGAGGGTGTCACCGCCGCGGCCCTGCGCCGCGCCGGTGTCGAGGTGTTCAGCGAAGAAGAACTGGCCGAAGCGGCGGCGCGCCTGGCGGAACTGGAGGCGGGCTGA
- a CDS encoding transporter substrate-binding domain-containing protein: protein MRPLYCLPALFALLSPLAQAELLDDVWERGSLRIALADDNPPYGFHEDGKLAGFDVELGRALAAELNVEADLLVEDGDKILEGLRSGRYDIALAPSLAPAQGQDALEFSEPYAFPLAEAEGSAAQPMAIPLQKGNPAFRDKLNRVLAKLRSEGRLATLSEHWLGRDLSQPPAASR from the coding sequence ATGCGTCCGCTGTACTGCCTGCCTGCCCTGTTCGCCCTGCTGAGCCCCCTGGCCCAGGCGGAACTGCTCGACGATGTGTGGGAACGCGGCAGCCTGCGCATCGCCCTGGCGGATGACAATCCGCCCTACGGTTTCCACGAGGACGGCAAGCTGGCCGGCTTCGATGTGGAACTGGGACGCGCCCTGGCGGCGGAGCTGAATGTCGAGGCGGACCTGCTGGTGGAAGACGGCGACAAGATACTGGAAGGTCTGCGGAGCGGCCGCTACGACATCGCCCTGGCCCCGTCGCTGGCACCGGCACAAGGCCAGGACGCCCTGGAGTTCAGCGAACCCTATGCCTTCCCCCTGGCTGAGGCCGAAGGCAGCGCGGCGCAGCCGATGGCGATTCCCTTGCAGAAAGGCAACCCGGCCTTCCGCGACAAGCTCAACCGGGTCCTGGCCAAGCTGCGCAGCGAGGGCCGGCTCGCGACCCTGTCGGAGCACTGGCTGGGCCGGGACCTCAGCCAGCCGCCCGCCGCGTCGCGCTGA
- a CDS encoding alpha/beta hydrolase — translation MSDPFQPDLLRPLLRPLAAGAADLRQARSYRAFYRLDFATQHPGVLTRLGCVEAAGYTLVSQLWLPPEPRASLVLLHGYYDHMGLYGHLVDWALGMGFAVIACDLPGHGLSSGARASIGDFAEYQATLQALLGEAAALSLPQPWHLAGQSTGGAILLDYLLTGTPRAEVGETLLFAPLVRPRAWGWSKFSYQLLRHFVEEIPRRFSVNSSDADFIEFVHHKDPLQPQTLPTAWVGALARWVPRIETALRSPRRPLVIQGSADMTVDWRHNLRVLAEKFDRPEVLMLEGAGHHLVNEAPAYRQRYFGFLRERLG, via the coding sequence ATGTCAGACCCCTTCCAGCCCGACCTGCTGCGCCCCCTGTTGCGACCCTTGGCCGCAGGCGCGGCCGACTTGCGCCAGGCGCGGAGCTACCGCGCGTTCTACCGGCTGGATTTCGCCACGCAGCATCCCGGTGTGCTGACCCGCCTGGGCTGCGTCGAGGCGGCCGGCTATACGCTGGTCAGCCAGCTCTGGCTGCCCCCGGAACCCCGCGCCAGCCTGGTGCTGCTGCATGGTTACTACGACCACATGGGCCTCTACGGCCACCTGGTGGACTGGGCGCTGGGTATGGGCTTCGCGGTGATCGCCTGCGATTTGCCGGGCCACGGCCTGTCCAGCGGTGCGCGGGCCAGCATCGGCGATTTCGCCGAGTACCAGGCCACCTTGCAGGCCCTGCTGGGCGAAGCCGCCGCGCTGAGTCTGCCGCAGCCCTGGCACCTGGCCGGGCAGAGCACCGGCGGCGCCATCCTGCTGGACTACCTGCTGACCGGCACGCCCCGCGCCGAGGTGGGCGAGACGCTGCTGTTCGCCCCGCTGGTGAGGCCGCGCGCCTGGGGCTGGTCGAAGTTCAGCTACCAGTTGCTGCGGCACTTCGTCGAAGAAATTCCCCGACGCTTCAGCGTCAACTCCAGCGATGCCGACTTCATCGAATTCGTCCACCACAAGGACCCGCTGCAACCGCAGACCCTTCCCACCGCCTGGGTCGGCGCCCTGGCCCGCTGGGTGCCGCGTATCGAGACGGCGCTGCGCAGCCCGCGCCGCCCGCTGGTGATCCAGGGAAGCGCCGACATGACGGTGGACTGGCGGCACAACCTGCGGGTGCTGGCGGAGAAGTTCGACCGGCCGGAGGTATTGATGCTGGAGGGCGCCGGGCATCATCTGGTGAACGAGGCGCCGGCCTATCGTCAGCGCTACTTCGGCTTTCTGCGGGAGCGATTGGGCTAG
- a CDS encoding DUF4399 domain-containing protein, which produces MRTLSFLSLGALLLGAATATLAAVPRTPAPEGAQVYFIEPADGATVGQTFTVKFGLKGMGVAPAGVDAPATGHHHLLIDQDEAPAMDMPLPMTDSLRHFGKGQTETQLTLPPGKHTLQLLVGDRNHVPLAPAVISKEITVIVQ; this is translated from the coding sequence ATGAGGACTTTGTCTTTCCTGAGCCTGGGCGCCCTGCTGCTGGGCGCCGCCACCGCCACCCTGGCGGCCGTGCCACGCACCCCGGCACCCGAAGGCGCGCAGGTGTACTTCATCGAACCGGCCGATGGTGCCACCGTCGGCCAGACCTTCACCGTCAAGTTCGGTCTCAAGGGCATGGGCGTCGCGCCGGCCGGCGTCGATGCGCCCGCCACCGGCCATCATCACCTGCTGATCGACCAGGATGAAGCACCGGCCATGGATATGCCGTTACCGATGACCGACAGCCTGCGCCATTTCGGCAAGGGGCAGACGGAAACCCAACTGACCCTGCCACCCGGCAAGCACACGCTGCAATTGCTGGTGGGCGACAGGAACCACGTGCCGCTGGCGCCGGCGGTGATCTCGAAAGAGATCACCGTGATCGTCCAGTAA